The genomic stretch AGATAGCCCTTTGGCAATAGCACTTCGTTGCCGTTGGATAAATTTAAATATGCGCCATTTGCCGTAAAGCGGGTGATTGGTAGCGTAGAAATCTTCCCTAGTTCTTTAATAGTATCCATATCCTGCAAAGGTAACTAAAAGTGTGCAAATAGTAAGAAGCTGACTCTGGCAGGTGCAAAGTATCAAGAGGACAAGATCCTAACGGGTGGTTGGAGAGAAAAGAAAAGAGTGTCATCCCTCCCTTGTCTCACCTGCTCTATAAATCCTGAATTAATAGCTTGCTAAACCCAAGGATAAAAATTAGTTTTATATAAATCCAATATGTCAGTACCTGTAGGAATCAACAGATCTCGCACTGCATATACCAAGGGCAATGAGCCAAGTAATAAAACCACTATTTAATGTTGAAAATAGCAGTAATAGGATCAGGGACCATGGGAAACGGAATCGCCCATGTCTTTGCCCAACATGGTCGTCAGGTAGTTCTTATTGACACCAATGAAAAGGCTTTGGAAAAGGGTTTGTCGACAATTGGTAAAAACCTGGATAGGCAGATCTCCAGAGGGATCATCCAAGCAGAAGAAAAGGGGGTCGTTTTGGCGAATATCACCACCCATACCCAATTGGAAAGCGGAGTGCAAAACGCAGACATCGTGGTAGAAGCCGCTACCGAAAACACCCAACTGAAGCTGGACATTTTCCGACAGCTGGATCGGCACTGTCCAAAAAACACCATTTTGGCCACGAACACTTCCTCCATTTCCATTACCAAAATAGCCGCTGCTACCGAGCGGCCGGAAAAGGTCATTGGGATGCACTTTATGAATCCAGTCCCCATCATGCAGTTGGTAGAAGTCATCAAAGGGTACAAGACCTCTGAAGAAACCACCCATCAGATCATGTCCATAGCGAAAGGATTGGACAAGCTACCAGTAGAGGTCAACGACTACCCTGGTTTCGTCGCCAATCGCATCCTGATGCCCATGATCAATGAAGCCATCTATACCCTGTTTGAAGGAGTGGCTGGGGTAGAAGAAATCGACACCGTCATGAAACTCGGCATGGCACACCCCATGGGGCCGCTACAGCTCGCCGATTTTATTGGTTTGGATGTCTGCCTTTCTATTTTAAATGTACTTTACGAAGGCCTGGGTAATCCCAAATACGCACCTTGCCCCCTGCTGGTCAACATGGTCGAAGCTGGCAATAAAGGCGTCAAATCCGGAGAAGGTTTTTACATCCATACTCAAGGAAGCAAAGAACTGATCGTTTCAGAACGGTTTAAAAAGTAATCAGTAGGCAGTTTTAGGATTTATACAGATTCGTTCAGTCTCACAGGATGCCATTTTGGCCATTGGGCCTTCACCTTTAGCCCCACTCACCGACCATTAACCTTTCATCAAAACAACCAATCATGCACATCGCTATAGCTGGCAATATCGGAAGTGGCAAAACAACCCTTGCTAAAAAACTGGGCAAACATTATGGCTGGAAAATCAAGCTTGAGGATGCTGAAGACAATCCCTATTTGGAGGATTTCTACGAAGACATGAAAAAATGGGCCTTTCACCTACAGATTTATTTTTTAAACAGTCGTTTTCAACAAGTCAAGGAGATCGCAAAGTCCGCAACATCCACTGTTCAGGACAGGACAATCTACGAAGACGCCCACATTTTTGCGGCCAACCTGCACCAATCTGGCTGTTTTGAAGAGCGAGATTACCAAAATTACCTAAAACTCTTCCATTCGATGATGGAATATGCCGCACCGCCAGATCTTTTGATCTACCTGCGCGCCGATATCCCTAAACTGGTAAGCCAGATTGAAAAAAGGGGGCGGGACTACGAAACCACTATCAGCATCAATTATCTCAAAAACCTCAATAAGCACTATGAAAACTGGATCAATCACTACGACAAAGGCAAATTACTGATCATCGATGTCAACGACCTCGACTTTGTGTCCAACAGGGAGGACTTTAGCTTTATCGTCAACCAGATCGACAGGGAAATCAACGGGCTGTTTTCGTAAGGTCTTTTAACCTGAAATATCAATGTCGTTTAGTTAAGGATTTTTTTTAATTTTTGGGTAAGAAAAGGGAGCGTAGTTTTTTTGAAAGAAATCTGACAACGAGAAAGTCCTTTTCCTTTTCGGAGGACTTTTTAAAACTATTAAAAAGCAATATAGAAAATGGATTGACACGAGACAGGTTCCGTACGACTAACAAAGCATTTGTTCGCCAGCGGTGTTTGGGGTTTACTGATCTTATCTACTTTATGTTAGGTTTAGGTTAATCCAGTGTTCAGCAAGAGCTGGATGATTTTTTTCGGATAAATTGGTCAGCTATTCCAAAGGAGCTTTCAGTCAGCAGCGATCCAAACTAAACCCCAAGGTGTTTACCTGGCTGAATGGAAAACAATGTTCTTTTTATTATAATAAAGCCAGCCATGTCCGTAGATGGAAAGGTTTTCGGCTTATAGGTATTGACGGCAGTACTCAGCAGCTTCCTTACAGTAAAGAACTGGCAAAAGGTTTTGGCCAGTTCGAAACCCGGACTGAAAACGGCAGAAAAGTAGTCCTGGCCCGTGTTTCCCAAGCCTACGATGTACTCAATCAAATCAGCATAGATGCCAAAATCAAGCATTACAGGACAAGTGAACTTTCTCTCTGTGAAAGTCACCTTCCCTGTCTGGGGCAGGGAGACCTGCTTATAATGGATCGGGCCTATGCGGCCTTTTGGCTCATGTCCTCATTGGTTCAGCAACAAAAATCTTTTGTCATCAGGGTAAAGGCAAACAGGTGGAAACAGGCAAAGGCATTTTTAGCATCTACCCAAAAACAGCAGTTAATAGAGGTCTCCCCTTCCAAAGAGGCCATATACAGGTGTAAGGAAAGGAATATTTCTACTGAGGCACTCAAATTAAGACTGGTACGGGTACCGATTGAATCAGGAGAAGACCATATATTGGTAACCAACCTGGTTGACCATAAAAAGTACCCTGTCAGGGAAATCCGTGAGCTTTATAGGAAAAGATGGCCTGTTGAAGAGTCGTTCAAACTACTGAAAACCAGGGCGGAACTTGAAAACCTGAGCGGAAAGACGGCCAGGGCCGTTCTCCAAGATTTTAACAGCATCATTCTCAGGGCCAACTTGAGCAACATCCTCAGTAAAACACTTACCAAAAAAGGGGTTGACTACTGTAACAAAAAACGGAAAAATACTTATCAGATCAACAGAACCCAGGCTTATCGTAAAACCAAACCTATACTTGATCAACTGAACAAAGGGATCGACAAAATCATCGGAAAAATATCCGATTACGCTTTCAAACTATTGCTTCAGCTTGAAATAGTGCGGCCCAACAGGTCAGTTCCAAGAATAAAAAGGTATATAGCGCTAGACCCAGCAATTTTATAACTTATAATCCTTAACTAAACGACATTGCCTGAAATATGCATTAGCCTATTTATTACGACCTGAAACTACTTTAAAATCAGACGCTTTGCTTTAGTTTTCAACATCACCATAGCGGTGCTATGCTTCTGCCTCCAAACTAGCTGATTTTCTTTCATTTATAAGTTTCACTATATTGCATAATCCAGGTTTAACCAGACAGACACTCTTTGGAATTTTATATTCTATAGTAAAATATTACTGGAGTACGAGAAAACAATCGTCAAATTGAAAAAAAACCAACTGTTTTCATCCCTAAATCCCCTAAAAGGGACTTTCTAAAGCTCCCCTTTTGGGGATGGGTGTAATTTTTGGGATTGGAATAAAAACCTCAAATTTCTATTTAAAGAAAGTTTTTGATCATATTTGAAATTTAGTCGGACGCCAGTAATTATAAACCCGACTTTATGCCAGTCCGGAGTTACTCCGTCAGG from Echinicola soli encodes the following:
- a CDS encoding 3-hydroxyacyl-CoA dehydrogenase family protein; the protein is MLKIAVIGSGTMGNGIAHVFAQHGRQVVLIDTNEKALEKGLSTIGKNLDRQISRGIIQAEEKGVVLANITTHTQLESGVQNADIVVEAATENTQLKLDIFRQLDRHCPKNTILATNTSSISITKIAAATERPEKVIGMHFMNPVPIMQLVEVIKGYKTSEETTHQIMSIAKGLDKLPVEVNDYPGFVANRILMPMINEAIYTLFEGVAGVEEIDTVMKLGMAHPMGPLQLADFIGLDVCLSILNVLYEGLGNPKYAPCPLLVNMVEAGNKGVKSGEGFYIHTQGSKELIVSERFKK
- a CDS encoding deoxynucleoside kinase, which gives rise to MHIAIAGNIGSGKTTLAKKLGKHYGWKIKLEDAEDNPYLEDFYEDMKKWAFHLQIYFLNSRFQQVKEIAKSATSTVQDRTIYEDAHIFAANLHQSGCFEERDYQNYLKLFHSMMEYAAPPDLLIYLRADIPKLVSQIEKRGRDYETTISINYLKNLNKHYENWINHYDKGKLLIIDVNDLDFVSNREDFSFIVNQIDREINGLFS
- a CDS encoding IS4 family transposase, whose amino-acid sequence is MVSYSKGAFSQQRSKLNPKVFTWLNGKQCSFYYNKASHVRRWKGFRLIGIDGSTQQLPYSKELAKGFGQFETRTENGRKVVLARVSQAYDVLNQISIDAKIKHYRTSELSLCESHLPCLGQGDLLIMDRAYAAFWLMSSLVQQQKSFVIRVKANRWKQAKAFLASTQKQQLIEVSPSKEAIYRCKERNISTEALKLRLVRVPIESGEDHILVTNLVDHKKYPVREIRELYRKRWPVEESFKLLKTRAELENLSGKTARAVLQDFNSIILRANLSNILSKTLTKKGVDYCNKKRKNTYQINRTQAYRKTKPILDQLNKGIDKIIGKISDYAFKLLLQLEIVRPNRSVPRIKRYIALDPAIL